The Bacillaceae bacterium IKA-2 DNA window TTATGAAACGACGCCTATTATGTGACAGATTACACATGGTGTATAACAGTTTAAAAAAAATCAGTAATACAAAAAAGATTTTTTTGTGAATTTTTCAAAAGAGTTATGAACCTTTTTAAACGGTATTATACGGTGCAAGGGTATAAAAAAAGCTTTAGTGTCAACAAAATGATAGGTTTTTACTATTGCGAACGTAGTATCAATAATGTGTGAAGTATTAAGAAAATTGTGGACATATTTTGAACCCCTTTGTTATAATTTATAAGGGTAGTTGAAATAATAATAAAGCAAAGAATGGAGGGAGAGAGCGCATGGAATTGGATTTATATCTAAACAGTTATGTTTATGTCATTATATTTATGCTTTTAGGTATTGCACTTCCAGTTGGAGGATTGACGTTTGGTCGTTTAGTAAGACCACACAACCCATATCCTGATAAATTAACTACTTATGAAAGTGGAATTTCACCAACTGGAGATGCCCAGGTGCGGTTTAGTGTGGCCTACTACATAGTAGCGCTAGAGTTCGTAATTTTCGATATTGAAACCGTTTTCTTATATCCTTGGGCAGTTGCACTTGACCAGCTTGGATGGTTTGGGATCAATGCAATGCTTATCTTTATAGTTGTTCTTGGCTTAGGTCTTGCGTACTCTTGGAAAAAGAAGGTGCTAGAATGGAATTAAACAAGCAAGGATTAGAAGAATTTGACCGAGCTGCAGTTGACGAAGTTCAACGAAATGTTTTTATTACAAAGGTTGATGAAGTAAAAGCATGGGCGCGTACAAGATCATTTTGGCCGCTATCATTCGGATTAGCCTGTTGTGCGATCGAAATGATGGCAACAGGTGCTGCTCGATATGACTTTGACAGATTCGGCGTACTTTTCCGTGCTTCACCACGACATGCAGATTTAATGATCGTTGCAGGAACAGTAACAGCCAAAATGGCACCAGTTGTTAAGCGTCTATATGATCAAATGCCTGAACCAAAATGGGTTATTGCAATGGGATCATGCGCTACATGTGGCGGTCCGTATCACAAAGCTTATAGTGTTGTTAACGGCGTTGACAAGATTATCCCTGTTGATGTTTACATCCCAGGTTGTCCACCAACTCCACCGGCGCTGTTAGACGGTGTTGAAAAACT harbors:
- a CDS encoding NADH-quinone oxidoreductase subunit A, whose protein sequence is MELDLYLNSYVYVIIFMLLGIALPVGGLTFGRLVRPHNPYPDKLTTYESGISPTGDAQVRFSVAYYIVALEFVIFDIETVFLYPWAVALDQLGWFGINAMLIFIVVLGLGLAYSWKKKVLEWN
- a CDS encoding NADH-quinone oxidoreductase subunit B family protein, yielding MELNKQGLEEFDRAAVDEVQRNVFITKVDEVKAWARTRSFWPLSFGLACCAIEMMATGAARYDFDRFGVLFRASPRHADLMIVAGTVTAKMAPVVKRLYDQMPEPKWVIAMGSCATCGGPYHKAYSVVNGVDKIIPVDVYIPGCPPTPPALLDGVEKLRIQIREEASGKRKKRAVGQRI